The Lycium barbarum isolate Lr01 chromosome 9, ASM1917538v2, whole genome shotgun sequence genome has a segment encoding these proteins:
- the LOC132611615 gene encoding uncharacterized protein LOC132611615, translating to MGKSIELVKILKKRRINIACVQENKWVGSRAKDVDEYKLWFSGRSRDRNGVGILVDNDLREQVAGAKRVSDRLMTIQLVVGGFILHIISAYAPQTGFSEEEKRHFWEDLDAMKGGIPSTEKQFIGGDFNGHIRSISGGYDDVHGGSGFGDRNGGGIALLDFTKAFGLVVANSSFSKKEEHLTG from the coding sequence ATGGGGAAGTCGATcgaactagttaagattcttaagaagaggaggattaaCATAGCTTGTGTCCAGGAGAATAAATGGGTAGGATCCAGGGCTAAAGATGTAGATGAATATAAGTTATGGTTCTCAGGTAGGTCGagggataggaatggggtaggcattttagtagataatgaCTTAAGAGAACAGGTGGCAGGGGCTAAGAGGGTTAGTGATAGGTTGATGACGATTCAGCTAGTCGTTGGAGGgtttattttgcacattattagtgcttacgcacCGCAAACGGGCTTCAGCGAGGAGGAGAAAAGAcatttttgggaggatttggacgcgATGAAGGGAGGTATACCGTCCACTGAGAAGCAATTcatcggaggagatttcaatgggcacattagGTCAATTTCAgggggttatgatgatgtgcatggaggtagTGGTTTCGGGGACAGGAACGGAGGAGGAATTGCACTGTTGGATTTTACAAAAGCCTTTGGGTTGGTGGTAGCAAATTCGAGTTTCtcaaagaaggaggagcacttg